A single Bacteroidales bacterium DNA region contains:
- the lpxA gene encoding acyl-ACP--UDP-N-acetylglucosamine O-acyltransferase, which translates to MKQELAYVHPEAKVSENVVIEPFVSISKNVEIGEGTWIGPNATIMEGARIGKNCKIFPGAVISAIPQDLKFKGEETIAEIGENTTIRECVTVNRGTRSKGKTVVSDNCLLMAYVHVAHDCFIGNHVILGNASNLAGEITIDDFAIVSGLVAVHQFVHIGSHVMISGGALVRKDVPPFIKAAREPLSYVGINSVGLRRRNFSDEQIKEIHDIYREIYQKGNNKSQAIENIESSMPQTRERDEILDFIRNSKRGVIKGYHSEE; encoded by the coding sequence ATGAAGCAGGAATTAGCGTATGTACACCCCGAGGCCAAAGTATCAGAAAATGTAGTAATCGAACCGTTTGTATCTATAAGCAAAAATGTGGAAATCGGTGAGGGTACCTGGATAGGACCTAATGCAACGATTATGGAGGGAGCCCGGATTGGCAAAAACTGTAAAATTTTTCCCGGCGCGGTTATTTCAGCCATCCCTCAGGATTTAAAATTCAAGGGCGAAGAAACTATTGCAGAAATAGGAGAAAATACAACCATCCGTGAATGCGTAACGGTTAACCGCGGAACCCGGTCAAAAGGAAAGACCGTTGTGAGTGATAATTGCTTGCTCATGGCCTATGTCCATGTGGCTCATGATTGTTTTATCGGCAATCATGTAATCCTGGGAAACGCTTCCAATCTTGCAGGAGAAATTACAATTGATGATTTTGCTATAGTCAGCGGCCTGGTTGCCGTTCATCAGTTCGTGCATATTGGATCACATGTGATGATCTCGGGGGGAGCACTGGTAAGAAAAGATGTACCTCCATTTATAAAAGCAGCGAGAGAACCCCTTTCCTATGTAGGAATCAACTCCGTAGGGCTGAGAAGAAGAAACTTCTCCGATGAACAAATCAAAGAAATTCACGATATATACCGGGAAATATATCAAAAAGGCAACAACAAAAGCCAGGCCATAGAAAATATCGAAAGTTCCATGCCCCAAACCAGAGAAAGAGATGAAATCTTAGATTTTATCAGAAATTCCAAACGCGGGGTTATAAAGGGTTACCACTCGGAAGAATAA